A DNA window from Drosophila pseudoobscura strain MV-25-SWS-2005 chromosome 2, UCI_Dpse_MV25, whole genome shotgun sequence contains the following coding sequences:
- the LOC6897367 gene encoding metallothionein-2: MVCKGCVTNCQCSAQRCGDNCSCNKDCNCVCKNGPKNQCCSNK; the protein is encoded by the exons ATGGTGTGCAAAGGATGCGTTACCA ACTGCCAGTGCTCGGCCCAGAGATGCGGAGACAACTGTTCCTGCAACAAGGACTGCAACTGTGTCTGCAAGAATGGACCCAAGAACCAATGCTGCAGcaacaaataa
- the MFS9 gene encoding vesicular glutamate transporter 1, with protein MTDLESTKNGKHHGLVHHNNNDITESEPLTWRFWRKQRYIVVLLAFFGFFNVYSLRVNLSVAIVAMTENRTVVDGDGNVSYEQDFPWDSKQKGLILSSFFYGYILTQFLGGYIGTKIGGNIVFGTGIGSTAILTLLTPLAAKHSLEMFLAVRIIEGFFEGVTFPGIHAVWARWSPPLERSRMASIAFAGNYAGTVVAMPCSGILATRCGWESVFYVFGTIGLIWYITWLIFVRAGPELDRFCSKEECDYIQKTIGYTGNRNIKHPWKSIFTSMAFYAIMASHFSENWGFYTLLTQLPSFLKDTLNFDLGKTGLLSAVPYLAMGILLAVSGYLADWLQVKGIWTTTQVRRNFNCGAFLAQTVFMMLTAYLLDPTWSVVSLTIAVGLGAFAWSGFAVNHLDIAPQHASVLMGIGNTFATIPGIVSPLLTGYVVVEQTSDEWRIIFFISAGIYLIGCVIYWFYCSGELQEWAKTPEQKAQEAEEKAQLQLTQTGGGFVNAAAELKD; from the exons ATGACTGATTTGGAGTCTacaaaaaacggaaaacaCCATGGTCTGGTGCACCACAACAA CAATGATATCACGGAGAGCGAGCCCCTTACATGGCGCTTCTGGCGCAAGCAACGCTACATTGTGGTGCTCTTGGCTTTCTTTGGCTTCTTCAATGTGTACTCGCTTCGGGTGAATCTCTCGGTGGCCATTGTGGCCATGACCGAGAACCGCACGGTTGTAGATGGCGATGGGAACGTGTCATATGAGCAGGACTTTCCCTGGGACTCGAAACAGAAGGGCCTTATTCTTAGCTCGTTCTTCTATGGCTACATTCTGACGCAGTTCTTGGGCGGCTACATTGGCACCAAGATTGGTGGCAACATT GTCTTTGGCACTGGCATTGGTAGTACTGCGATCCTCACACTGCTCACGCCGCTGGCTGCCAAGCACAGTTTGGAGATGTTCCTGGCAGTGCGCATCATTGAGGGCTTTTTCGAGGGCGTCACCTTCCCGGGCATTCATGCCGTGTGGGCCCGCTGGTCGCCGCCCCTGGAGCGATCGCGCATGGCCTCCATTGCTTTTGCGGGTAACTATGCGGGCACTGTGGTCGCGATGCCCTGTTCAGGGATACTGGCCACTCGTTGCGGCTGGGAGAGTGTGTTCTATGTGTTCGGCACTATCGGCCTTATCTGGTACATTACCTGGCTGATTTTCGTGCGCGCTGGACCGGAGCTGGATCGGTTCTGTTCGAAGGAGGAGTGCGACTATATCCAGAAGACTATTGGCTATACAGGCAACAGGAACATCAAGCATCCATGGAAGTCGATCTTCACGTCGATGGCGTTCTATGCTATCATGGCTTCGCACTTCTCGGAGAACTGGGGCTTCTACACGCTGCTCACCCAATTGCCCAGCTTCCTAAAGG ATACGCTCAACTTTGACCTGGGCAAGACGGGCCTTCTGTCGGCTGTCCCATACCTGGCCATGGGGATTCTCCTTGCCGTTTCCGGCTATCTGGCCGATTGGCTGCAGGTGAAGGGCATTTGGACGACAACTCAGGTGCGTCGCAACTTCAATTGTGGCGCCTTCCTGGCTCAGACAGTGTTCATGATGCTCACAGCATATCTCCTGGATCCCACCTGGTCGGTGGTGAGTCTCACCATTGCTGTGGGACTGGGTGCCTTTGCTTGGTCCGGCTTTGC GGTCAATCACTTGGACATTGCTCCGCAGCATGCCAGCGTCCTGATGGGCATTGGCAACACGTTCGCAACTATTCCGGGAATTGTCAGTCCGCTGCTAACGGGCTACGTGGTTGTCGAACAGACCAGCGATGAGTGGCGTATAATCTTCTTTATTTCGGCGGGCATATATCTAATCGGCTGTGTCATCTACTGGTTCTACTGCTCCGGCGAGCTGCAGGAGTGGGCGAAGACGCCCGAGCAGAAGGCCCAGGAGGCCGAGGAGAAGGCGCAGCTGCAGTTAACGCAAACCGGAGGAGGGTTTGTCAACGCGGCAGCCGAGCTGAAGGACTAG
- the MtnD gene encoding metallothionein-4 — protein MGCKACGTNCQCSATKCGDNCACSQQCQCACKNGPKDKCCSTKN, from the exons atgggtTGCAAGGCTTGCGGAACAA ACTGCCAGTGCTCGGCCACCAAGTGCGGCGACAACTGCGCCTGCAGCCAGCAATGTCAATGCGCCTGCAAGAACGGACCCAAGGATAAGTGTTGTTCCACCAAGAACTAA
- the MtnE gene encoding metallothionein-2, translating to MPCKGCGNNCQCTSGQCGSTCAGNTQCQCAAKTGAKCCKAK from the exons aTGCCTTGCAAAGGATGCGGAAACA ACTGCCAGTGCACATCGGGCCAGTGCGGAAGTACCTGTGCCGGTAACACCCAGTGCCAATGCGCCGCCAAAACAGGAGCCAAGTGCTGCAAGGCCAAGTGA